ctggtgtggccaccagctgcattaagtactgcagtgcatctcctcctcatggactgcaccagatttgccagtccttgctgtgagatgttaccccactcttccaccaaggcacctgcaagttcccggacatttctgaggggaatggcccGAGCCCTCAcactccaatccaacaggtcccagacgtgcttaatgggattgagatctgggctcttcgctggccagggcagaacactgacattcctgtcttgcaggaaaacacgcacagaacgagcagtatggctggtggcattgtcatcctggagggtcatgtcaggatgagcctgcaggaagggtaccacatgagggaggatgtcttccctgtaacacacagcgttgagattgcctgcaatgacaacaaactcagtccgatgatgctgtgacacaccgccccagaccatgatggaccctccacctctaaatagatccctctccagagtacaggcctcggtgtaacgctcattccttcgacgataaacgagaatccgaccatcatcccatgtgaaacaaaaccgcgactcgtcagtgaagagcactttttgaagtccagtctggtccagcgatggtgggtttgtgcccataggtgacgttgttgccggtaatgtctggtgaggacctgccttacaacaggcctacaagccctcagtccagcctctctcagcctattgcggacagtctgagcacatCTTTCTTTTGTGATTTTCAGAgtgagtagaaaggcctctttagtgtcctaagttttcctaactctgaccttaattgcctaccgtctgtctgctgttagtgtcttaacgactgttccacaggtgcatgttcattaatagtttaaggttcattgaacaagcatgggaaacagtgtttaaaccctttacaatgaagatccaTGAAGTTATTTGGATCTTTACGAATTatgtttgaaagacagggtcctgaaaaagggacgtttctttttttgctgagtttatttgatTTCAATACACAAATTGAATCATTGAATGCATAAATTGAACTTGTCTTTTATGATTTTAATATTCAAATGAAATATGTATATATTCAGTTTCAATATGGTAGATATTGCATTCATTGACTATCAAGTTTACAAATGATCATTTAATGTTTTACATATTTCAACTTCTCAGATGCAGTTAGACTCAGTTCTCAAattcagttctctaaattcagattcaaaaTCAGAGAACATCCTGGTATTTTACCAGCAAGGAATGGCAGAAGAGAATAGATCAAACGCTCGCCGTGTTTAACATGTATCTGGTGGTTTCTGAAGCCAACGTGGCATGTTGAATTTTCTTTCTTCCTATGAATTTGGCTCTAGCGTTTGAACTGTTTGGGCTAAAAGCTATTATGGCCCCATTCTTGAACACAAACTCTCTGGAACAAGGTCCTgccttctgttcccctctatGACACTCACAGGACACATAATAAGGAATTGGGACAAAAACAGCACAATAAACTGCCCCTATCAGACTATAGTTGAACAGCCCAGTCCCTCCCTATTCAATCTTCCTCTTGTGACTGACTGGGTTCCAACCTCCTGCATGTCACAACACTTAGCCCACTTAGCTAAAGCCCATTGGGATGCGTTCAGGAAGGTAATGTAAAGGACGACatgctgcttgcttagcgagtactgCTTCCCCCTGATTCAGCTCATACCGAGACTCCAACTCAGGACCTCTGCCTCACAAACACACGTGACCCCCCCGAAGCGTTCCAACACACCGCACTATTGAAAAACAGCTGTGGCACATTGGATTGTATATCAAATATGGCCACCGGTAGAGCCATCAGGGAACTGTGCATTCTATCAGTTGTAATTCTATGTTCTAAACCAGGGTTCCCCAGCTGGCGGCCAAGTGACTTTATTATACGTTTTCTGAGCAAAACAATTATAAATAAACAATagttttattgttggacataaaatattgtgaaaacaccagcaaatcagctggTGATTTCAAAGTGATTTGAATGTTGGAAATATTTTCCAAAGTATCCCCAagtgtgatcgtatacaaatgtaagcaaggtttgaaatgattatgttttagtcaaatattattaTATCTTCTTGCGTTCAAtgtgcagtctacaaatgatttgtaattatgttccagccccatGACCATCCACTAAAGAAAAACCCATCTAGTCTAGTTGAGGAATGGCTGTTCTACACACACCATGAAGACCCTGCACGGTGGCCTGGTGGACTCCAAGCACCACAGTCAGCAGCAGCCCACTCTCCGACCAGGGGCCGGACCCCTGACTAATCACCATTCACTCACATCAActtgaggagagaaggagagtaagagggagaggtgggagcgagagagggagataaagggagagagaatagTGGGGAAAGGAAGGAGTCATATTCTTCCCTGTTCCTGGGAAATgaaggagtgggggagagagagaaatggaaagaaAGCGAACaagcgggagagagagcgaaagggagaacgagagagagaaagagagagagagaaagagagagagagaaagagacagtagaTGTAGAGTAAAATCATTAATCAAAAAGAGGTGTTTATCATCGAAATCAGAGCGACTATGTCCCTCTATCGCTCCGTCCCCCTttcacttctctccctccctctttcacttctctccctccctctttcacttctctccctccctctttcacttctctccctccctctttcacttctctccctccctctttcacttctctccctccctctttcacttctctccctccctctttcacttcttctctccctccctctttcacttcttctctccctccctctttcacttcttctctccctccctctttcacttcTTCTCTCCGTCCCCCTTtcacttcttctctccctccctctttcacttcttctctccctccctctttcacttcttctctccctccctctctctttatctctccctccctctcacttctctctgtccctctctctttcacttctctccatccgtctctctccctctttcacttcttctctccctccctctctctttatctcttccgccctctcacttctctctgtccctctctctttcacttctcTCCATCCGTCTCTCGCTCCCTTTCacttcttctctctgtccctctccatctctccctctttcacttctctgtccctctctttctctccctccctctttcacttcttctctccatccctctttcacttcttctccgtccctctctccctccctccctcacttctctctgtccctctctctttatctctccctccctctcacttcttctctccgtccctctctttatctctccctctttcacttctctctgcccctctctctttcacttcctCTTTCacttctctgcccctctctctttcagttcCTCTTTCacttctctgcccctctctctttcacttctctgcccctctctctttcagttcCTCTTTCacttctctgcccctctctctttcagttcCTCTTTCacttctctgcccctctctctttcacttctctgcccctctctctttcagttcCTCTTTCacttctctgcccctctctctttcacttctctgcccctctctctttcagttcCTCTTTCacttctctgcccctctctctttcagttcCTCTTTCacttctctgcccctctctctttcacttctctgcccctctctctttcagttcCTCTTTCacttctctgcccctctctctttcacttctctgcccctctctctttcacttctctgcccctctctctttcacttctctgcccctctctctttcagttcCTCTTTCacttctctgcccctctctctttcagttcCTCTATCTCTACCTCACTCAACAATAGACCATCTCCCGCCATCCAGTCCTAAAAATGTCCCAGGGCCCAGAGCTCACGTGTGCgtgcgcacacacccacacacacacacacacgtcaggcaGGATACACTCACTCTACATTGACCTTCTGACaggaggacggagagagagagagagagagagagcaatggggGAGAGAAAAAAGATGAGTAGCCAGGCaaacgaggagagagagcaagagcacaGGCTTGAGTgagactggagaggagagagaggggagaggaacagggtagaatgagagagggggagcaagagagagagagagaaagaaagagggagagagagagaaagagagagagagaaagaaagagagagaaagagagggagagagtggattaGTTAATGCACAAAAACACTGCATCAAACCAATGCACTGCTCCGAGCGGGATGCGTCAGCAGTGCATTCACGTTCCCCACTCAAGgacaaaagagaaagagagagagcaacagagtgAACAAgcgaatgaaagagagagagcatgcaaGTGAGAGAGTGAGTAAACGAGAGAGAAGCAGCCTTGCACCACACTGGCGCCAGAAAAACGTGCCGGAATAACCCGAGCAGCAGGATTAACACTGGGGCTGCAGGGGTTAAAATCGTGTTGCCGTGGGGACACGCTGCCGTTTTCTCCAGTTCACCTGGGCAGCGCTTCATTCTCCCCTAAGCcagggagccagagagagaaacaagaaagaaagagagagagagacagagaaagagaggacagtGGAAGCTAACACGGTTGAGAGGCTTCGCGCTGGCACACACAAAGGACTGAGTGCTTTGAGTTTGGCCACTACCTCAGGACACTGCAGGGGctgagaagagcgagagagggggagagagagacacatcccCGCTCATCTGCTGCTACAGCGGATCTGTTTTCCTCATTCACGCTGCTGTAACATTCACCCCTGTGCCCCGCTCAGCTCTCTCGCTTCACTCTCCTATTCTGCCGCGCGGTGAAgaaaaaaagagattgaaaacaGGAGCGAGAAAGAGATACGGAGGGAGATGACGCTTTAGCCTCTTTTTGCGGTGCTGATATTGTTGCTGAATCTACTCTACCCTCCCCTCGCTACCTCTCTCAACCCTGCTACAAACCCCCACCCACCCTCGGAAGAAATTGACGGATTATTGGGAAGTGCGCGGGAGGCAGGCTGCAgctgctgtgtgcgtgtgtgtgtgagcgccgCTGCTGGCGAGCCGTGTGAGCGTGCTGCTGTGCTGGAGCGCAGAGCCAGTTAAGAGGAGAAATAAGCTAATGACCGCAGTGTGTGTCGCCGTAGCCTTTTCAACCCTGCCGAGCGCTACAGAAATCAAGTGGACACGACGcgacacaccgagagagagagagagagagagagagagagagagagagagagagggtggactgactgactgaccaccaAAAAATAGAAAGAGCCAATAAAGGAAAGGGGGGGTCCTGTTTTTTCCCCCCAACCTCAAACAAAAGGGGAAGAACATTTGAAAGGACTGTGgaatttttcttcttcttcctccttaaCCCCCCACTACCCTGAAACCCCCCACCCATTTTTCTTCTCTGCCTTGGGTTTTCAGAGTGCGGAGTGTGTGTGTCGGTGAGCACGCGTTTGTGCGATGGAGACTTGGAGAAGGCGTTCGGCGGAGGCATCGAGCGGCGGATTCCAAGGACAAGCGGGAGAAGAGCAGCCGAGGGGGAGCGAGTGTGTACTGCTTTAGGAGCCTGACTGGATTCCTACCCATCTAAAACACAAGCTCCGGATGGGCCTTCACATCTTTTCCTTCTTCGGATGATGTTCGCTTGTGTGGAATTATAAAAAGGGGCCATTTTGGCAAAGAATCTTCACTTCATTTGCTTCTGACAGAGCAGAAAGAAAAGTCTTTATTTTTCTGCTCCTTGGATATATACCTGATTTAAACACTGTTTGTGATTGACAAAAAAAGAGAAAACAATCTCGTAAGGACCTGTAAATAAAAGCTTGAGGTAGGTGTCTAGCGTTTCCAACCCTATTTCAATCATCTCCATCTCCTATTCTattatttttctctttctcaGAAACATTTAAGAGCAGTCGTCCTCCCCCCTCCAGTAGTGTCCATGGAAAAGAGAGCCAGAGTCTTGCTTAATCCAGGGTAGGGCCAGCCCTCTCCTGGTTACTCAAGAaccaacccccctctctcccatctttaTACCCCACCTCCCTCCCACTTTCGACTACCAACCCAATcagccaaccccccccccccctccccaaccccacCTCCGGCCCTCTCCCCCCGGACGATGCTGAATTATGAGCGCGCCACATCATGAGTCTCCTGGGGCGGGTAGCTGTGCGTCGAGCCACCCTGCTCTGTGTTGTGTTCCTGATGGCGCGAGCGTGGAGCAGCGCCTCTCTGGCTATGGCGGGGGCGGCAGCGCCAGGGCCTCAGGGGTGCCCACCGCAGTGCTCGTGTAGTAGCCAGCTGAGCAAGGTGGTGTGCACTCGGCGCGGCCTCACTCGCGTGCCCCCGGGCATCCCCGCCAACACGCGCCACCTCAACCTGATGGAGAACGCCATTGGAGAGGTGCAGGCCGACACCTTCCGACACCTGCACCACCTTGAGGTTCTGCAGCTGGGCCGCAACGCTATCCGGCAGATCGAGGTGGGCGCCTTCAATGGCCTCACCAGCCTAAACACGCTGGAGCTATTTGACAACCGGCTAACTGGGGTGCCCAGTGGTGCCTTTGAGTACCTGTCCAAGCTAAGGGAATTATGGCTGAGGAATAACCCCATCGAGAGCATCCCTTCGTATGCCTTCAACCGAGTGCCCTCGCTCATGCGTTTGGACTTGGGCGAGCTGCGCAAGCTGGATTTCATCTCCGATGGCGCCTTCGAAGGCCTGCACAACCTCAAGTACCTCAACCTGGGCATGTGCAACATCCGGGGGGAGATGCCCAATCTGAGCCCACTGCTGGGCCTGGAGGAGCTAGAGATCTCGGAGAACCTCTTCTCCGAAATCAAGCCAGGCTCCTTCCGAGGCCTCCGCTCACTCAAGAAGCTGTGGGTGATGAATTCGCAGATTGGGGTGATTGAGCGCAATGCCTTTGACGACCTGAGCTCGCTGGTGGAGCTCAACCTAGCCCACAACAACCTGAGCGCCCTGCCGCACGACCTGTTCTCCCCCCTCAGGTACCTGGTGGAGCTGCACCTCCACCACAACCCCTGGAACTGTGGCTGTGAAGCCCTGTGGCTGGCGCGCTGGCTGCGAGAGTACATCCCTACCAATTCTACCTGCTGCGGCCGATGCCACGCGCCGGCCCACATGCGGGGTCGCCAGCTGGTGGAGGTGGACCGGGGGGAGACCGGCGTGCTCCAGTGCTCTGCCCCCTTCATAGGCGATGCGCCAAGAGACTTGAACATTTCGGCAGAGCGCGTAGCGGAGCTCCGTTGCCGGACTGCGCCAATGTCCTCGGTCCGGTGGCTGCTGCCCAATGGGACTGTCCTGACGCACGCCTCGGCCCACCAGCGGATCGCCGTGCTCAACGACGGCACACTCAACTTCTCCAACGTCCTGGCGGCTGACACAGGCACCTACACCTGCATGGTGTCCAACGCGGCCGGCAACTCAAACGCCTCGGCCTACCTCAACGTAAGCGCGGCTGAACTCAACACGTCCAACCTCAGCTACTTCACCACGGTGACCGTGGAAGTGCCGGGACCCACCACGGAGATGTCCAAGCCCAAGACCACAACGAGCGCCCCTAACACTGGTAGGGGGGCAGGAGGAGAAGCAGGAGGTGGTGCGGAGGGCGCTGGCACCACCACCACTGCCTCGCCCTCCCTCTTTCAGCCCGTCTTCATCTCTACTCCCACCGTTCTGCTCCAGAATACCGAGGGCCAGCCAGGCGCCCGACCCTCCGCCGTTCCTGCCTCCAAGTCCGCCACGGTCAAGCCACCCGACACAGTCCCCAGCCTGGACGAGATGATGAAAACCACCAAGATCATTATCGGCTGCTTCGTAGCCGTCACGCTGCTGGCCGCCGTCATGCTCATCGCCTTCTACAAGCTGAGGAAGCGCCACCAGCAGCGGAGCACGGTAGCAGCTGCCCGTACGGTGGAAATCATCCAGGTGGACGAGGAGGACCTGCCACCGCCAGCTTCTGCTGCCAACGAGATCCGAGACCACACTCTGCCCGAGATACGAGACCACAACAGCATCCAAAAACTGGATTATATCAGCCACAAAACAGACTATGGCTTCCCCAAACCCAAAGCCGACTACAAGGGGGACTACACAATCCACAAGCCCAaaccagactacattatacacAAGCCAAAGGCTGAGTACACCACCTATAAACCAACCatggactacactacccacaaatCTACCATGGAATTTAGCGGCCACAAATCTACACCAGATTTTAGCCTTCATAGACCAAAGGCTGACTATAGCCCATTCAGACCTGAATATAGCACTC
The DNA window shown above is from Salmo trutta chromosome 8, fSalTru1.1, whole genome shotgun sequence and carries:
- the LOC115199104 gene encoding leucine-rich repeat-containing protein 4-like, with the protein product MSLLGRVAVRRATLLCVVFLMARAWSSASLAMAGAAAPGPQGCPPQCSCSSQLSKVVCTRRGLTRVPPGIPANTRHLNLMENAIGEVQADTFRHLHHLEVLQLGRNAIRQIEVGAFNGLTSLNTLELFDNRLTGVPSGAFEYLSKLRELWLRNNPIESIPSYAFNRVPSLMRLDLGELRKLDFISDGAFEGLHNLKYLNLGMCNIRGEMPNLSPLLGLEELEISENLFSEIKPGSFRGLRSLKKLWVMNSQIGVIERNAFDDLSSLVELNLAHNNLSALPHDLFSPLRYLVELHLHHNPWNCGCEALWLARWLREYIPTNSTCCGRCHAPAHMRGRQLVEVDRGETGVLQCSAPFIGDAPRDLNISAERVAELRCRTAPMSSVRWLLPNGTVLTHASAHQRIAVLNDGTLNFSNVLAADTGTYTCMVSNAAGNSNASAYLNVSAAELNTSNLSYFTTVTVEVPGPTTEMSKPKTTTSAPNTGRGAGGEAGGGAEGAGTTTTASPSLFQPVFISTPTVLLQNTEGQPGARPSAVPASKSATVKPPDTVPSLDEMMKTTKIIIGCFVAVTLLAAVMLIAFYKLRKRHQQRSTVAAARTVEIIQVDEEDLPPPASAANEIRDHTLPEIRDHNSIQKLDYISHKTDYGFPKPKADYKGDYTIHKPKPDYIIHKPKAEYTTYKPTMDYTTHKSTMEFSGHKSTPDFSLHRPKADYSPFRPEYSTHKQPKADYSPFKPDYSTHPRTPKADYSPFKPDYSSSTHPRTPKADYSPFKPDYGTHPKPKPDYSPFKPDYSTHPRPKPDYSPYKLDYSTQSKSKPEYSTHKSKPDNSQYKPKSEYTPKAVPDYIVFKSDYNSPHKQDYGNQKPKVDSSPHKADHHKVDYRTLKPKYNTYKPAGHGAKWTENNIGNSLPRTLPSAITNLPEPFVIKTHTKEKVQETQI